Proteins encoded together in one Chitinophaga lutea window:
- a CDS encoding phenylacetate--CoA ligase family protein has translation MYIPDIELQPAAAIRQFQAKELQHLLGYLRQFSPFYKEWFALHGVDTDKVRSVDDLRSIPTVGKEELQQRNWDFLCVDKSKIAEYTTTSGTLGRPVIIPLTEKDLERLTYNEFISFSCAGGTDEDIYQLMLTLDRQFMAGMAYYSGIRRLGAGVLRVGPGVPSLQWENIKRIQPTTIVAVPSFMLKLIAYAEEHGIDINATSVKKAVCIGENIRNIDFTYNVLGKKITDKWNIQLFSTYASTEMQTAFTECKAGRGGHHHPELLIVELLDENDQPVPPGAAGEVTITTLGVEAMPLLRYKTGDICQYIEEPCSCGRQTIRLSPVIGRRKQMIKYKGTTLYPPALYDLLSEMEEVKEFVVEVFSNEIGTDEILLHLHPEEESEEADRRIKSYLQAKLRVIPQVKYCSMPEIQKMQFPEGSRKPVKFLDNR, from the coding sequence ATGTACATACCAGATATCGAATTGCAACCGGCCGCGGCCATCCGGCAGTTCCAGGCAAAGGAACTGCAGCACCTGCTGGGATATCTCCGCCAGTTTTCCCCTTTTTACAAAGAATGGTTCGCCCTGCACGGCGTGGATACCGACAAAGTGCGCAGCGTCGACGACCTGCGCAGCATTCCCACCGTGGGCAAGGAAGAACTGCAGCAGCGCAACTGGGATTTCCTGTGCGTCGATAAAAGCAAGATCGCGGAATACACCACCACCTCCGGAACGCTGGGGCGGCCGGTGATCATCCCGCTCACGGAAAAAGACCTCGAACGCCTTACCTATAATGAGTTCATTTCTTTCAGCTGCGCGGGCGGAACGGATGAAGATATCTACCAGCTGATGCTTACGCTCGACCGGCAGTTCATGGCCGGCATGGCTTATTACTCCGGCATCCGCCGCCTCGGCGCGGGCGTGCTGCGGGTGGGGCCCGGCGTGCCTTCGCTGCAATGGGAAAATATCAAAAGAATACAGCCCACCACCATCGTAGCCGTACCGTCGTTCATGCTGAAACTGATCGCCTATGCGGAAGAGCACGGCATCGACATCAATGCCACATCCGTGAAAAAAGCGGTGTGCATCGGCGAGAATATCCGCAACATCGATTTTACCTATAACGTGCTCGGTAAAAAAATCACCGACAAATGGAACATCCAGCTGTTTTCCACGTATGCTTCCACCGAAATGCAAACGGCATTTACGGAGTGTAAAGCGGGCAGGGGCGGTCATCACCACCCTGAACTGCTGATCGTGGAACTGCTCGACGAAAACGACCAGCCCGTACCGCCCGGTGCGGCGGGAGAGGTGACCATCACCACCCTCGGCGTGGAAGCCATGCCGCTGCTGCGGTACAAAACCGGCGACATCTGCCAGTACATCGAAGAGCCCTGCAGCTGCGGCCGTCAGACCATCCGGCTCTCGCCCGTGATCGGCCGCCGCAAACAGATGATCAAATACAAAGGTACTACGCTCTATCCGCCCGCATTATACGATCTGCTGAGTGAAATGGAAGAAGTGAAAGAGTTTGTGGTGGAAGTGTTTTCCAACGAAATCGGTACCGACGAGATATTGCTGCACCTCCATCCCGAAGAGGAATCCGAGGAAGCCGACCGCCGGATAAAATCCTACCTCCAGGCGAAGCTGCGGGTGATCCCGCAGGTGAAATACTGCAGTATGCCCGAAATACAGAAGATGCAATTCCCCGAGGGAAGCCGCAAGCCGGTGAAGTTTCTCGATAACCGGTAG
- a CDS encoding HupE/UreJ family protein, which yields MGEFSLYFQEGWQHILDFNGYDHILFVAALCAIYLMNDWKKVLILVTAFTVGHSITLALSVLNIIKVPTALIEFLIPVTIVITALTNVFRAAQPAGNMQLNYFFALFFGLIHGMGFSNYLKSMLGSQTNIVQPLLAFNLGLEFGQILIVIAILLLAQLLVMFTSVKRRDWTLFISAAIFGIALMMSIERMKTLMD from the coding sequence ATGGGCGAGTTCAGCTTGTATTTTCAGGAAGGCTGGCAACATATACTTGACTTTAACGGATACGATCATATACTTTTTGTGGCGGCATTGTGCGCCATTTACCTGATGAACGACTGGAAAAAAGTGCTGATACTGGTGACTGCGTTCACGGTGGGTCATTCCATTACGCTTGCGCTCAGCGTGCTGAACATCATCAAAGTACCCACGGCGCTGATCGAGTTCCTGATACCGGTGACGATTGTGATTACGGCGCTAACCAACGTTTTCCGCGCGGCGCAGCCGGCCGGCAACATGCAGCTGAATTATTTTTTCGCCCTGTTTTTCGGGCTCATCCACGGGATGGGATTTTCCAACTACCTGAAAAGCATGCTCGGCTCGCAGACCAATATCGTGCAGCCTTTGCTGGCGTTTAACCTGGGGCTCGAATTCGGTCAGATCCTGATCGTGATCGCCATATTACTGCTGGCCCAGCTGCTGGTGATGTTCACTTCGGTGAAGCGCCGCGACTGGACCCTGTTTATATCCGCAGCCATATTCGGTATTGCGCTGATGATGAGTATTGAAAGAATGAAAACATTAATGGATTGA
- the acpS gene encoding holo-ACP synthase, giving the protein MTGIGTDIIEVDRIAAKIQKGEGFRELVFTPAEIAYCEKQGSPYESYAARFAAKEAFLKALGTGWGGSGIHFNEIEIRNDGAGKPEIHLIGNAAGRLEGRQVFVSLSHVKAVAMATVVLL; this is encoded by the coding sequence ATGACAGGCATCGGCACAGATATCATCGAAGTAGACCGGATAGCCGCCAAGATACAGAAGGGCGAAGGTTTCCGGGAGCTGGTGTTTACACCCGCGGAGATCGCCTATTGTGAAAAGCAGGGGAGCCCGTATGAAAGCTACGCCGCCCGCTTCGCCGCCAAAGAAGCCTTTCTCAAGGCGCTGGGAACGGGCTGGGGTGGAAGCGGCATCCATTTTAATGAAATAGAAATCAGGAACGACGGAGCCGGCAAACCGGAAATTCACCTGATCGGGAACGCAGCCGGGCGCCTGGAAGGGCGGCAGGTATTCGTTTCCCTGTCGCACGTGAAAGCCGTGGCCATGGCCACCGTGGTGCTCCTGTAA
- a CDS encoding C45 family autoproteolytic acyltransferase/hydolase, with protein sequence MAKAKNIGRRILKGLLYVLGFFVLLIVGLFIYLYIVARMAPPEIADKSSLQWQRTQLDSTAYTLGNSWFRKSRSGLYEMYVEGKPFERGVVYGKLAAELVKRQEDHFTEQIGKMIPSKSYQHFLKYLIGWFNRHMDENVPEEYKEEIYGVSFAASDQYGYIGSNYQRIMNYHAAHDIGHALQNMALVGCTSFGTWNGRSEDSSLIIGRNFDFYVGDKFAEEKIVAFYRPDKGYPFMMITWGGFTGVVSGMNAQGLTVTINAAKSDLPSGSATPVSLVAREILQYAKNIEEAYGIARRRKMFVSESFLIGSANDNRAAIIEKTPDTLALYDPKGNEISCANHFQSNSLGALTSNREQLAESASPYRYQRLQELLQRNGKNTVAKTIAILRDQKGLNDANIGMGNEKALNQLIAHHAVVFQPQQRKVWVSTAPWQLGEFVAYDLDKIFAMRGLQRDVEVCDSAGIVPADSFLYTPDYRKFVDFRRWKAAFMDKQPVNVQQMVADNPQYYHAYVLAGDYLYRQRSYAQAKTYYEQALTKEIATKAEKDHILQRIADCDKRK encoded by the coding sequence ATGGCGAAAGCGAAAAATATAGGAAGAAGGATACTCAAGGGACTGTTATACGTCCTCGGTTTTTTTGTGCTGCTGATCGTGGGGCTGTTCATCTACCTCTACATCGTGGCCAGGATGGCGCCGCCGGAGATCGCCGACAAAAGCAGCCTGCAATGGCAGCGCACGCAGCTTGATTCCACCGCTTACACGCTCGGTAACAGCTGGTTCCGGAAGAGCCGCAGCGGGCTGTACGAAATGTACGTGGAAGGCAAGCCGTTCGAGCGCGGCGTGGTGTACGGCAAGCTTGCCGCGGAACTGGTGAAGCGGCAGGAAGACCATTTCACCGAACAGATCGGTAAGATGATCCCCTCCAAAAGTTACCAGCATTTCCTGAAATACCTCATCGGCTGGTTTAACCGGCATATGGATGAGAACGTGCCCGAAGAATACAAAGAAGAGATTTACGGCGTATCGTTCGCCGCATCCGACCAATACGGTTATATCGGTTCCAACTACCAGCGCATCATGAACTATCATGCCGCGCACGATATCGGTCATGCCCTGCAGAACATGGCCCTGGTGGGCTGCACCTCCTTCGGTACCTGGAACGGCCGCTCCGAAGACAGCAGCCTCATCATCGGGCGGAACTTCGATTTTTATGTGGGCGACAAGTTCGCCGAAGAAAAGATCGTGGCGTTTTACCGGCCCGACAAAGGTTATCCGTTCATGATGATCACCTGGGGCGGGTTTACCGGTGTGGTGAGCGGCATGAACGCCCAGGGCCTTACCGTGACCATCAACGCCGCCAAGTCGGACCTGCCTTCCGGCTCCGCCACGCCTGTGTCTTTAGTGGCCCGCGAGATACTGCAATACGCCAAAAATATCGAAGAAGCGTACGGGATAGCGAGGCGGCGGAAAATGTTCGTATCCGAATCTTTCCTGATCGGATCCGCCAACGACAACCGCGCCGCCATCATCGAAAAAACGCCCGACACCCTGGCGCTGTACGACCCGAAGGGCAACGAAATATCCTGCGCCAATCACTTCCAGAGCAACAGCCTGGGCGCATTGACCTCCAACAGGGAACAACTGGCCGAAAGCGCCTCGCCTTACCGTTATCAGCGCCTGCAGGAGCTGTTGCAGCGCAACGGCAAAAATACGGTGGCCAAAACCATCGCCATCCTCCGCGACCAGAAGGGGCTCAACGATGCGAACATCGGCATGGGCAACGAAAAAGCCCTCAACCAGCTGATCGCCCATCATGCCGTGGTATTCCAGCCGCAGCAGCGGAAGGTATGGGTGTCTACGGCGCCGTGGCAGCTGGGTGAGTTCGTGGCGTACGACCTCGATAAAATATTCGCCATGAGAGGGCTGCAGCGGGATGTGGAAGTTTGCGACAGTGCCGGCATCGTGCCCGCCGACAGTTTCCTGTACACGCCGGATTACCGGAAATTCGTAGATTTCAGGCGCTGGAAGGCCGCTTTCATGGATAAACAACCCGTGAACGTACAGCAGATGGTGGCCGACAATCCGCAGTACTACCATGCGTATGTGCTGGCGGGGGATTATCTTTACCGGCAGCGGTCGTACGCGCAGGCCAAAACATATTACGAACAGGCGCTGACGAAAGAGATTGCGACCAAAGCGGAAAAAGACCATATTTTGCAACGTATCGCAGACTGTGATAAAAGAAAATGA
- a CDS encoding DUF6702 family protein: MSAVHPFYMSVTEIRYNTPRKTLEISCRIFSDDLENALKKQYNTTFDIIRPANRPAVDSMIAQYIGRHLQVKADGKPLAPHYLGYHIEEDAAWCFLEITGVPGLKKLELRNDILYKEHPSQSHMIHAIVNEKRQSTKIDNPKTDAGFSF, translated from the coding sequence ATGAGCGCAGTACACCCCTTTTATATGAGCGTCACGGAAATCCGCTACAATACGCCCCGTAAGACGCTGGAAATCAGTTGCCGCATCTTTTCGGACGACCTGGAAAACGCCCTCAAAAAACAATACAACACCACCTTCGACATCATCCGGCCCGCCAACCGCCCCGCCGTGGATTCCATGATCGCGCAATACATCGGCCGGCATCTGCAGGTGAAGGCAGACGGAAAACCCCTTGCCCCGCATTATCTGGGCTACCACATCGAAGAAGACGCCGCCTGGTGTTTCCTGGAGATTACCGGGGTACCAGGACTGAAAAAGCTGGAACTGCGGAACGATATCCTCTACAAAGAACATCCTTCCCAAAGCCATATGATCCACGCCATCGTCAACGAAAAACGGCAGAGCACGAAGATCGACAACCCGAAAACGGACGCCGGGTTTAGTTTTTAG
- a CDS encoding phytoene desaturase family protein, which yields MHRYDVVIIGSGLGGLTCGAILSKNGYKVCVLEKNKQIGGCLQTFSRDKTVFDSGVHYVGGLEPGQNLYQIFRYLGIMDKLNLKRLDMDCFDRIAFHGDPKEYKMAQGYENFIQGLLKDFPGEEKALREYCNMLRHICDKFPLYNLRMGGFEEKESVLGIDAAEYINSLSTNRRLTEVLAANNPLYAGVEGKTPMYVHALVLNSYIESSWKCVNGGSQIGKWLARSILENGGTILKHQQVKKIVAEGKEVQYVETAEGKRFTGSHFISNAHPANTLDMLESDTIRQAYRSRVKSLENSTSALMVNAVLKPGMFPHMNYNYYYHELESVWGSVKCSPAEWPGSYAMFISPEAKDHRFANALSIMSYMHISDVEPWGDTFNTVSNEVSRGEDYEAFKKEKAEKVLDMVEKRFPVLRQCIQSYYVATPLSFRDYIGTSDGSMYGIMKDSNDPLRTLISPRTKLSNLYLTGQNLNMHGILGVSMSALVTTAEFLDFEKLLHEIKTA from the coding sequence ATGCATAGATACGATGTGGTGATCATCGGCAGTGGCCTGGGCGGTTTGACCTGTGGGGCGATTCTGAGCAAGAACGGCTACAAAGTGTGCGTGCTGGAAAAGAATAAACAGATCGGCGGGTGTTTGCAGACTTTCAGTCGCGATAAAACCGTGTTCGACTCCGGCGTTCACTACGTGGGCGGCCTGGAGCCCGGGCAGAATCTCTACCAGATATTCCGCTACCTGGGCATCATGGACAAGCTCAACCTGAAGCGGCTCGACATGGATTGTTTCGACCGCATCGCGTTCCATGGCGACCCCAAAGAGTACAAAATGGCGCAGGGCTACGAGAATTTCATCCAGGGCCTGCTGAAGGACTTTCCCGGTGAAGAAAAGGCCCTCCGAGAATACTGTAACATGCTTCGCCACATCTGCGACAAGTTCCCGTTGTACAACCTGCGGATGGGTGGTTTTGAAGAAAAGGAAAGTGTGCTCGGTATCGATGCCGCCGAATATATCAACAGCCTGAGCACCAACCGCCGCCTCACGGAGGTGCTGGCCGCCAACAACCCGCTGTATGCCGGCGTGGAAGGCAAAACGCCCATGTACGTGCATGCGCTGGTGCTCAACAGTTACATCGAAAGTTCGTGGAAGTGCGTGAACGGCGGGTCGCAGATCGGGAAATGGCTGGCCCGCAGCATCCTCGAAAACGGCGGCACCATCCTGAAACATCAGCAGGTGAAAAAGATCGTGGCGGAAGGGAAGGAGGTGCAATACGTGGAAACGGCCGAAGGGAAACGGTTTACCGGCAGCCACTTTATTTCCAACGCACACCCTGCCAATACGCTCGACATGCTGGAAAGCGATACTATCCGCCAGGCATACCGCAGCCGCGTGAAATCGCTCGAAAACTCCACCTCCGCGCTGATGGTGAACGCCGTGCTGAAACCCGGCATGTTCCCGCATATGAACTACAACTACTATTACCATGAGCTGGAGAGCGTGTGGGGCAGCGTCAAATGTTCGCCTGCGGAGTGGCCCGGCAGTTACGCCATGTTCATTTCACCCGAAGCGAAAGACCACCGGTTCGCCAACGCCCTGTCGATCATGTCGTACATGCACATCAGCGACGTGGAGCCCTGGGGAGATACATTCAACACCGTATCCAACGAGGTGAGCCGCGGGGAAGATTATGAAGCGTTCAAGAAAGAAAAGGCCGAAAAGGTGCTCGACATGGTGGAGAAACGTTTCCCCGTGCTGCGGCAGTGCATCCAGAGTTATTACGTGGCCACGCCGCTTTCTTTCCGCGATTATATCGGCACAAGCGACGGCTCGATGTACGGTATCATGAAAGACAGCAATGACCCGCTGCGCACGCTCATTTCGCCGCGCACCAAACTGTCGAATTTATACCTCACCGGCCAGAACCTCAATATGCACGGCATATTGGGCGTGAGCATGAGCGCGCTGGTGACCACGGCGGAGTTTTTGGATTTTGAGAAATTGTTGCACGAGATCAAGACGGCTTAA